From a region of the Rhizobium bangladeshense genome:
- the glmS gene encoding glutamine--fructose-6-phosphate transaminase (isomerizing) → MCGIVGIVGHKPVSERLIEALERLEYRGYDSAGIATIFERELHRRRAEGKLGNLKARLKKEPLSGTVGIAHTRWATHGAPTECNAHPHFADGVAVVHNGIIENFSELKDELAEVGAKFQTDTDTEVIAHLLTKFRQDGMGCLEAMHAMLKCVKGAFALAILFEDDPATIMVARNGPPLVIGHGDGEMFLGSDAIALAPFTNDITYLNDGDWAAVGKTSVQVFDTEGNVVTRPRHISLATADLVGKGNHRHFMEKEIYEQPEVIARALGHYINVNDNQVNAIATDIGFGRVESLAISACGTAYLAGLVGKYWFERYARLMVEIDVASEFRYREIPLSLRSAALFISQSGETADTLASLRYCKAQGLRVGAVVNTAESTIAREADAIFPILAGPEIGVASTKAFTCQLAVLAALAIGAGKARGTITDDEEQALVQSLATLPGVMRRVLNDIKPQIELLSRELSHYRDVLYLGRGTNFPLAMEGALKLKEVSYIHAEGYAAGELKHGPIALIDENMPVIVIAPHDRFFDKTVSNMQEVAARGGRIILITDETGASMSKLPTMHTIVLPNVEEIIAPMIFSLPLQLLAYHTAVVMGADVDQPRNLAKSVTVE, encoded by the coding sequence GCTCGGGAACCTTAAAGCGAGATTGAAAAAAGAGCCCCTGAGCGGCACTGTCGGCATCGCCCACACCCGCTGGGCGACCCATGGCGCACCGACAGAATGCAACGCTCACCCCCACTTTGCCGATGGCGTAGCCGTTGTTCATAACGGCATCATCGAAAATTTTTCCGAGCTGAAGGACGAATTGGCAGAGGTAGGGGCCAAGTTCCAGACCGACACTGACACCGAGGTGATTGCGCATCTCCTGACAAAATTCCGTCAGGATGGCATGGGATGCCTTGAGGCCATGCATGCCATGTTGAAGTGCGTCAAGGGCGCATTTGCTCTTGCCATCCTGTTTGAGGATGATCCAGCGACCATTATGGTGGCGCGCAATGGACCACCATTAGTGATAGGCCATGGCGATGGTGAGATGTTTTTAGGTTCCGACGCGATCGCTCTTGCTCCCTTCACCAACGACATCACATATCTGAACGATGGCGATTGGGCTGCTGTAGGCAAAACGAGTGTCCAGGTTTTCGATACGGAAGGCAACGTCGTTACGCGCCCACGGCACATATCGCTTGCTACCGCAGACCTGGTCGGCAAGGGCAATCACCGGCATTTTATGGAGAAGGAAATCTACGAGCAACCCGAGGTCATCGCCCGTGCTCTTGGTCACTATATCAATGTCAACGATAATCAGGTCAATGCCATTGCAACCGACATCGGTTTTGGCAGGGTTGAGAGCCTCGCAATTTCTGCCTGCGGCACTGCATATCTAGCGGGGCTCGTTGGCAAATATTGGTTCGAGCGCTACGCACGGTTAATGGTTGAAATTGATGTCGCCTCTGAATTCCGCTATCGCGAAATCCCGTTGTCGCTGCGGTCGGCAGCGCTCTTCATCTCTCAATCTGGTGAGACGGCTGACACGCTTGCATCGCTACGCTATTGCAAAGCACAAGGTCTGAGAGTAGGCGCTGTCGTCAATACCGCAGAATCAACTATTGCCCGCGAGGCAGATGCCATCTTTCCGATCCTCGCCGGGCCAGAGATCGGCGTTGCTTCTACCAAGGCATTCACCTGCCAGCTTGCTGTTCTCGCTGCACTAGCCATCGGCGCAGGCAAGGCGCGGGGCACAATCACGGACGACGAGGAGCAGGCGCTGGTCCAAAGTCTGGCGACGTTGCCCGGCGTTATGCGACGAGTGCTGAACGACATCAAGCCGCAGATCGAGCTCTTGTCACGGGAATTGTCGCATTACCGCGACGTGCTCTATCTCGGCCGTGGCACAAATTTCCCATTGGCCATGGAAGGTGCGCTGAAGCTCAAGGAGGTTTCCTATATTCATGCTGAAGGTTATGCGGCAGGAGAATTAAAACACGGTCCGATCGCCCTGATCGATGAAAATATGCCAGTCATCGTCATCGCGCCACATGATCGGTTCTTCGATAAGACTGTCTCCAATATGCAGGAAGTGGCCGCCCGCGGCGGCCGTATCATTCTGATCACCGACGAGACGGGTGCGTCGATGTCGAAACTCCCCACCATGCACACCATCGTGTTGCCTAATGTTGAGGAGATTATCGCGCCGATGATCTTTTCTCTGCCGCTGCAGCTTCTTGCCTATCACACGGCCGTCGTCATGGGGGCAGATGTGGACCAGCCGCGGAATCTGGCTAAATCAGTCACAGTCGAATGA
- a CDS encoding MaoC family dehydratase, with product MHELSLADVPSRIGQELGKSEWITVDQTTIDLFADATHDHQFIHVHPERAAVESPFGGTIAHGFLTLSLLSAMNFSGMPRIREQTMGLNYGLDRVRFMSPVKTGSRVRGRFVLSECQFRGASMLVTTYEVTVEIENESRPALTANWITIIQFDPNDRPKGI from the coding sequence ATGCACGAACTTTCGCTCGCCGACGTGCCGTCGCGAATTGGCCAGGAACTCGGTAAATCCGAATGGATCACCGTCGATCAAACCACAATCGATCTCTTCGCCGATGCGACACACGATCATCAATTCATCCACGTGCACCCGGAACGCGCAGCAGTCGAAAGCCCGTTTGGTGGCACTATCGCTCATGGCTTCTTGACGCTCTCGCTTCTGTCGGCGATGAACTTCAGCGGCATGCCAAGGATCCGCGAGCAGACCATGGGCCTTAACTACGGCTTAGACCGGGTGCGTTTCATGTCACCGGTTAAGACCGGTAGCCGCGTGCGCGGTCGCTTCGTTCTCTCTGAATGTCAATTTCGCGGCGCAAGCATGCTGGTGACCACTTACGAGGTGACGGTCGAGATCGAGAACGAGAGCCGACCGGCACTCACTGCCAATTGGATCACGATCATTCAGTTTGACCCAAACGACAGGCCTAAAGGAATTTGA